The following are encoded in a window of Shewanella psychrotolerans genomic DNA:
- a CDS encoding methyltransferase → MLSNPSQLILRNSELFESKHVLLLNFESDLLAKELLNSAKQVTALALDFNHYQHLASHESARLSAYFGHNLPIEAEFDAVILFYPKSKSLAPYLINLAGLHLKSGGELFVVGENKGGVRSIAKQLPDYFDSASKLDNARHCLLFGTELIDTAPALKLEDWVSQYTLSTPQGEITICNLVGVFSEKRLDEGTKLLLEHLPALHGKVLDFGCGAGIISAAMLKVQPTLDIDCVDINAMALASCQLTLAANGMTANIYPSDGIGQAQGVFDGIISNPPFHDGLHSTTNIAAQFVQDSAKKLKPSGQWRIVANRHLPYSELIAKQFKKVNVIAENNKYKVYSNS, encoded by the coding sequence GTGCTATCTAACCCCTCGCAACTTATTTTAAGAAACAGTGAACTATTTGAATCAAAGCATGTTTTACTGCTCAACTTCGAAAGTGATCTACTCGCTAAAGAGTTACTCAACAGCGCCAAACAGGTCACTGCGTTAGCACTTGATTTCAATCACTATCAACATTTAGCCTCCCATGAGTCTGCAAGGCTATCGGCCTACTTTGGGCATAATTTGCCCATCGAAGCTGAGTTTGATGCAGTAATACTGTTTTATCCTAAATCCAAAAGTTTAGCCCCTTACCTCATCAACTTAGCAGGCTTACATCTTAAATCGGGCGGAGAACTTTTTGTCGTTGGCGAAAATAAGGGCGGCGTTCGCTCTATCGCGAAACAGCTTCCAGACTACTTTGATAGCGCCAGTAAACTGGACAATGCCCGCCATTGCTTACTGTTTGGCACCGAGCTGATTGATACCGCCCCCGCACTGAAACTGGAAGACTGGGTAAGCCAATACACTTTATCGACGCCACAAGGGGAGATCACCATATGCAATCTGGTCGGTGTCTTTAGTGAAAAGCGTTTAGATGAGGGCACAAAACTGTTACTCGAACACCTTCCTGCACTGCATGGCAAAGTGCTCGATTTTGGTTGCGGCGCCGGCATCATTAGTGCGGCCATGTTGAAAGTACAACCGACACTCGACATCGATTGCGTCGACATCAACGCCATGGCATTGGCCTCTTGCCAACTCACGTTAGCCGCCAATGGCATGACCGCAAATATCTATCCTTCAGATGGCATAGGGCAAGCACAAGGGGTATTTGACGGCATTATTTCTAACCCGCCCTTCCACGATGGGTTGCATAGCACCACCAATATTGCGGCACAATTTGTACAAGATAGCGCCAAAAAACTAAAGCCATCGGGTCAATGGCGCATCGTAGCTAACCGCCACCTTCCCTACAGCGAGCTTATCGCGAAACAGTTCAAAAAAGTGAACGTCATAGCGGAGAATAATAAATACAAAGTTTATTCAAATAGTTAA